In Trifolium pratense cultivar HEN17-A07 linkage group LG7, ARS_RC_1.1, whole genome shotgun sequence, a genomic segment contains:
- the LOC123894158 gene encoding uncharacterized protein LOC123894158 yields the protein MASKIPQLQSKMTQASAAAANHGASYYKLLMEQNKHYIQEPPTVEKCHSLAKQLFYTRLASIPHRYNAFWKELEYAKNIMKHRQDLNMDSVCYAALFGLECFAWFCGGEIIGRGFTFTGYHV from the exons ATGGCATCAAAGATTCCTCAGTTACAATCAAAGATGACTCAAGCATCCGCAGCAGCGGCAAACCATGGAGCTTCCTATTACAAGTTGTTGATGGAGCAAAACAAACACTATATTCAAGAACCACCTACGGTTGAAAAGTGTCATTCATTGGCCAAACAATTGTTCTATACTCGACTTGCAAG tATTCCTCATCGATACAATGCATTTTGGAAGGAATTGGAGTATGCTAAGAACATAATGAAGCACAGGCAAGATCTTAACATGGATAGTGTTTGCTATGCTGCATTGTTTGGACTTGAGTGTTTTGCATGGTTTTGTGGTGGTGAGATTATTGGCAGAGGATTTACATTCACCGGTTACCATGTTTAA
- the LOC123894160 gene encoding protein NUCLEAR FUSION DEFECTIVE 4-like, with product MNWLTNRWTGVAAAIWIQWSCGSSYTFSIYSPLLKSTQNYSQSTLDTVSVFKDIGANFGVLSGLLYSAVTPYGDRQSKSSSFGGPWIVVAVGAVQCFVGFLFIWASVVGLILQPPVSVMCFFAWLAANGQTFLNTTNVVTGLRNFPQYSGTIIGIMKGFLGLSGAILIQLYHTFFDGDPATFLLMLACLPAIISVLFMFLLRIYQVQDYDYKKHLDDFSMVTVIIVVYLMFIIILQNFVSLPYWSRVFTFVVLMVLLASPFGIAVKAHWEDSRIFSQGPSIETAAPTMEYQELPREEVQVHNTVDDVLPLEQEKNLLQAMCTVEFWMLFVTMISGLGSGLATINNMSQIGQSLGYSTIEISNMVSLWSMWNFLGRFGGGQVSDYIMHKRGWPRPLLMTVTLGIMILGHLIIASGFPGNFYLGPVLVGICYGTNWSLMPTITSEIFGVQHMGTIFNTIAASSPLGSYILSVRVVGYIYDKEANKEDNSCFGIHCFMLSFLILAGVAFVAFLVGLALYFRTQKFYKQVVLRKLNYYVR from the exons ATGAATTGGTTAACAAATCGTTGGACCGGCGTCGCCGCCGCAATATGGATCCAATGGAGTTGCGGTTCATCATACACTTTCAGCATCTACTCACCTCTCCTCAAATCCACACAAAACTATTCTCAATCAACGCTTGACACCGTTTCCGTTTTCAAAGACATCGGAGCTAACTTCGGTGTTCTTTCCGGTCTCCTTTACTCCGCCGTCACACCTTACGGTGACCGGCAATCTAAATCGAGTTCCTTTGGTGGGCCTTGGATTGTTGTGGCTGTTGGTGCTGTTCAGTGTTTTGTGGGCTTTTTGTTTATTTGGGCTTCTGTTGTGGGCTTGATTCTTCAGCCACCTGTTAGTGTAATGTGTTTTTTTGCTTGGCTTGCTGCTAATGGACAAACTTTCTTGAATACTACAAATGTTGTTACTGGTTTGCGTAATTTTCCTCAATATAGTGGCACTATCATTGGTATTATGAAG GGTTTTCTTGGGCTTAGTGGAGCTATCTTGATTCAACTATATCATACATTTTTTGATGGTGACCCAGCCACCTTTCTTCTGATGCTAGCTTGCTTACCTGCAATCATCTCTGTGTTGTTTATGTTTCTGTTGAGAATCTATCAAGTGCAAGACTATGATTACAAGAAGCATTTGGATGATTTCTCCATGGTCACTGTTATTATTGTTGTGTATCTCATGTTCATAATAATTTTGCAGAATTTCGTGAGCTTACCGTATTGGTCACGGGTTTTTACATTTGTGGTCCTTATGGTTCTATTAGCATCGCCTTTTGGCATTGCTGTGAAAGCTCATTGGGAGGACTCGAGGATCTTTTCACAAGGTCCCTCCATTGAGACTGCTGCCCCTACAATGGAATACCAAGAGCTGCCTAGAGAGGAGGTGCAAGTGCATAATACCGTAGATGATGTGTTGCCCCTTGAACAAGAAAAGAACCTATTACAAGCTATGTGTACTGTTGAATTTTGGATGTTGTTTGTGACCATGATATCCGGTTTGGGTTCTGGGCTGGCAACAATAAATAATATGAGCCAAATAGGACAATCTCTTGGGTATAGTACTATTGAGATTAGCAATATGGTGTCATTGTGGAGTATGTGGAATTTTCTTGGCCGTTTTGGTGGCGGCCAGGTATCCGATTATATCATGCATAAAAGAGGTTGGCCAAGGCCCCTGTTGATGACTGTAACTCTGGGGATTATGATTCTCGGTCATTTAATCATAGCTTCTGGTTTCCCTGGAAATTTTTATTTGGGTCCTGTTCTGGTCGGAATATGCTATGGTACAAATTGGTCGTTAATGCCAACAATCACTTCTGAGATATTTGGTGTGCAGCACATGGGTACCATTTTCAACACTATTGCTGCATCAAGTCCACTTGGGTCATATATACTTTCTGTGAGAGTTGTTGGATATATATATGACAAGGAAGCCAATAAAGAAGATAACTCATGCTTCGGCATCCACTGTTTCATGTTGTCGTTTCTGATCCTGGCCGGTGTGGCTTTTGTGGCATTTCTAGTCGGTCTGGCGTTGTATTTCCGGACCCAAAAGTTCTATAAGCAAGTTGTGCTTAGAAAATTAAACTATTATGTGCGATGA
- the LOC123894159 gene encoding protein NUCLEAR FUSION DEFECTIVE 4-like — protein MDWLANRWTGVAAGIWIQWSCGASYTFSIYSPLLKSTQNYNQSTLDTVSVFKDIGANFGVLSGLLYSAVTPYGDRLLSSNKSKGSSLGGPWIVVAAGAVQIFVGFFFIWASVVGLIHQPPVPVMCFFAWLAANGQALNTTNVVTGLRNFPQYSGTIIGIMKGFLGLSGAILIQLYHTFFYGDPATFLLMLACLPAIISVLFMFLLRIYQVEDCDYKKHLDDFSVITVIIVVYLMFIILLQNAGSLPYWVRVFTFVVLMVLLALPFGIAVKAHWEDSRIFSQAPSIETAAPSIEYQELPREEVQVQDTLGDVLPLEQEMNLLQAMCTVEFWMLFVTMIAGLGSGLSMINNMSQIGESLGYSAIEIGNMVSLWSMWNFLGRFAGGRVSDYIMQRGWPRPLLLTVTLGFTILGHLIIASGFPGNFYLGPVLVGICYGTNWSLMPTITSEIFGVKHMGTIFNTIAASSPLGSYILSVRVVGYIYDKEANKEDNSCFGIHCFMLSFLILAGVTFLAFLVSLALYFRTRRFYKLVVLNRLKHYAR, from the exons ATGGATTGGTTAGCCAATCGTTGGACTGGCGTTGCCGCCGGAATATGGATCCAATGGAGCTGTGGTGCATCATACACCTTCAGTATCTACTCACCTCTCCTCAAATCCACACAAAACTACAACCAATCAACGCTCGACACTGTCTCCGTATTCAAAGACATTGGCGCCAACTTTGGCGTCCTCTCCGGCCTCCTTTACTCGGCTGTCACACCTTACGGTGACCGCCTACTTTCGTCCAATAAGTCTAAAGGGAGTTCCCTTGGTGGGCCTTGGATTGTTGTGGCTGCCGGTGCTGTTCAGATCTTTGTGGGCTTTTTCTTCATTTGGGCTTCTGTTGTGGGCTTGATCCATCAGCCTCCTGTTCCAGTCATGTGCTTTTTTGCTTGGCTTGCTGCTAATGGTCAGGCTTTGAATACTACTAATGTTGTTACTGGGTTGCGTAATTTTCCACAATATAGTGGCACCATCATTGGTATCATGAAG GGTTTTCTTGGGCTTAGTGGAGCTATCTTGATTCAACTGTAccacacatttttttatggtgaCCCAGCCACCTTCCTTCTGATGCTAGCTTGCTTACCTGCAATCATCTCtgtgttatttatgtttttgttgaggATCTATCAAGTGGAAGACTGTGATTACAAGAAGCATTTAGATGATTTCTCTGTGATCACTGTCATTATTGTTGTGTATCTCATGTTCATAATACTTTTGCAAAACGCCGGGAGCTTACCGTATTGGGTACGAGTGTTTACATTTGTGGTCCTTATGGTTCTACTAGCATTGCCTTTTGGCATTGCCGTGAAAGCTCATTGGGAGGACTCGAGGATATTTTCACAAGCTCCCTCCATTGAGACGGCTGCACCTTCAATAGAATACCAAGAGCTGCCTAGAGAGGAGGTCCAAGTACAGGATACGTTAGGTGATGTGTTGCCCCTTGAACAAGAAATGAACCTCTTACAAGCTATGTGTACTGTTGAGTTTTGGATGTTGTTTGTGACCATGATAGCCGGTTTGGGTTCTGGGCTTTCAATGATAAATAATATGAGCCAAATAGGGGAATCTCTTGGGTATAGTGCTATTGAGATTGGCAATATGGTGTCATTGTGGAGTATGTGGAATTTTCTCGGCCGTTTTGCTGGCGGCCGTGTATCCGATTATATCATGCAAAGAGGTTGGCCACGGCCCCTGTTGTTGACTGTAACTCTGGGATTTACGATTCTTGGTCATTTAATCATAGCTTCTGGTTTTCCTGGAAATTTTTACTTGGGTCCTGTCCTGGTGGGAATATGCTATGGTACGAATTGGTCCTTAATGCCAACAATCACTTCTGAGATATTTGGTGTGAAGCACATGGGTACCATTTTCAACACTATTGCTGCATCAAGTCCACTTGGGTCTTATATACTTTCTGTGAGAGTTGTTGGATATATATATGACAAGGAAGCCAATAAAGAAGATAACTCATGCTTCGGCATCCACTGTTTCATGTTGTCGTTTCTGATCCTGGCTGGGGTGACTTTTCTAGCATTTTTGGTCAGTCTGGCGTTGTATTTCCGTACCCGAAGGTTCTATAAGCTAGTTGTGCTTAATAGATTAAAACATTATGCACGGTGA
- the LOC123894161 gene encoding 60S ribosomal protein L28-2-like: protein MATVPGPLVWEIVKRNNSFLVKEFGNNTQSVQFSREPNNLYNLNSFKYSGLANKKTVTVQAAGKDQSVLLATTKPRKQNKPAALLHRSVMKKEFRRMAKAVQNQVADNYYRPDLKKAALARLSVVNRSLKVAKSGAKKRNRHA, encoded by the exons ATGGCAACAGTACCTGGTCCACTTGTTTGGGAGATCGTGAAGAGGAACAACTCATTTTTGGTTAAAGAGTTTGGAAATAACACTCAGAGTGTTCAATTCAGCAGAGAGCCAAACAATCTCTACAACCTCAACTCCTTCAAATACTCTG GTTTGGCCAACAAGAAAACAGTAACTGTTCAGGCTGCTGGTAAAGATCAATCTGTGTTGTTGGCAACCACCAAGCCAAGGAAGCAGAACAAGCCTGCAGCTTTGCTTCACAGATCTGTGATGAAGAAGGAGTTCAGGAGAATGGCAAAGGCTGTGCAAAATCAG GTGGCAGATAACTACTACAGACCTGATCTCAAGAAGGCTGCTCTTGCAAGGTTGAGCGTCGTCAACAGGAGCCTCAAAGTTGCAAAGTCTGGTGCAAAGAAGAGAAACAGACATGCTTAA
- the LOC123894162 gene encoding ESCRT-related protein CHMP1B, which yields MGNTEKLLNQIMELKFTSKSLQRQSKKCEKEEKAEKLKVKKAIEKGNMDGARIYAENAIRKRTEQMNYLRLASRLDAVSARLDTQAKMSTISKSMGNIVKSLESSLATGNLQKMSETMDQFEKQFVNMEVQAEFMESAMAGSTSLSTPEGEVNSLMQQVADDYGLEVSVGLPQPAGHTVPVKEKDSEKVDEDDLSRRLAELKARG from the coding sequence ATGGGGAACACCGAGAAGCTCTTGAATCAGATCATGGAATTGAAATTCACCTCGAAATCGCTACAACGACAATCAAAAAAGTGCGAAAAGGAAGAGAAAGCAGAAAAACTCAAAGTAAAGAAAGCGATCGAAAAAGGTAACATGGACGGTGCACGGATCTACGCAGAAAACGCGATCAGAAAACGAACGGAGCAAATGAATTATCTCCGATTAGCTTCCCGATTGGACGCCGTCAGTGCTCGTCTCGATACACAGGCGAAGATGTCAACGATCAGTAAATCGATGGGAAACATCGTGAAATCGCTTGAATCTTCTCTTGCAACAGGAAATTTGCAGAAGATGTCAGAGACTATGGATCAATTTGAGAAACAGTTTGTGAATATGGAGGTTCAAGCGGAGTTTATGGAAAGCGCTATGGCTGGATCTACATCGCTTTCGACACCGGAAGGTGAGGTTAACAGTTTGATGCAACAGGTGGCGGATGATTATGGACTTGAGGTTTCCGTTGGTCTTCCTCAGCCGGCTGGTCATACTGTTCCGGTTAAGGAGAAGGATAGTGAGAAAGTGGATGAAGATGATTTGTCGAGGCGTCTCGCCGAGCTTAAAGCTAGAGGTTAA